In one Deltaproteobacteria bacterium genomic region, the following are encoded:
- the msbA gene encoding lipid A export permease/ATP-binding protein MsbA, translating to MDLYRRLLHFVTPYWHRLGGAMLCMLFFSAATAASAFLVKPVLDDVFFKKDLVMLKLIPLAIIGIFILKGLVDYGQSYLMSYVGQRIIADLREKIYNHIQSLSLSFFTRNPTGILMSRITNDVNLVQGAVTDAVTGLLKDVFTIVGLVSVIFYRDWKLAFVAMVVFPLAIYPIVKFGRKLRSYSTRSQTTMGDISSILLETIAGSRIVKAFNMEDYERARFARENRKLFGISMKSVRVRAISHPLMEVLGGLGIAFIVFYGGYNVIRGDATPGTFFSFLTALLMLYEPVKRLSNVNNTVQQGLAAASRIFEILDTVPEIRNRPGARALTNISKGIEYRDLSFKYEEDWVLKNINIKVKTGEVVAFVGASGGGKTTLLNLLPRFYDVTSGKVLIDDVDIRDFTVESLRGMIGIVTQQTILFNDTVKNNIAYGNIGQPFEKIVKAAEAAYAHNFIQNLPQGYDTVIGEQGAKLSGGERQRVSIARALLKNAPILILDEATSSLDSESEIEVQKALEYLMQGRTTLVIAHRLSTIRKANRIIVIVNGVIVEEGTHEELLERDGEYRKLYLLQFIDSDLERINRAENGEKVSALS from the coding sequence ATGGACCTCTATCGCCGACTTTTGCATTTCGTTACCCCTTACTGGCATCGCTTGGGCGGAGCCATGCTTTGCATGCTTTTTTTTTCCGCGGCCACGGCAGCCTCAGCCTTTCTGGTTAAACCGGTCCTGGACGATGTTTTTTTCAAAAAAGACCTGGTTATGTTAAAGCTCATTCCCTTGGCCATTATCGGGATCTTCATCCTGAAAGGTCTGGTTGATTATGGGCAGTCTTACCTTATGTCCTACGTGGGGCAGCGGATCATTGCCGACCTGAGGGAGAAAATTTACAACCATATCCAGTCGCTTTCTCTTTCTTTCTTCACCCGGAATCCCACCGGAATTCTGATGTCCCGCATCACCAACGATGTAAATCTGGTCCAGGGAGCCGTAACCGATGCCGTTACCGGACTGTTGAAAGACGTTTTCACCATTGTCGGCCTGGTTTCGGTTATATTCTATCGGGACTGGAAGTTGGCATTTGTGGCCATGGTTGTCTTCCCGCTGGCTATTTATCCGATCGTTAAATTTGGAAGGAAGCTTAGGTCTTATAGCACTCGCAGCCAGACCACCATGGGGGACATATCTTCCATCCTTTTGGAGACGATTGCCGGAAGCCGGATCGTAAAAGCTTTCAATATGGAAGATTATGAACGAGCCCGATTCGCCCGGGAGAACCGCAAACTCTTCGGAATTTCAATGAAGTCTGTTCGGGTGCGGGCCATTTCCCATCCTCTGATGGAGGTGCTCGGCGGCTTGGGCATCGCCTTTATCGTTTTCTACGGCGGTTACAATGTCATTAGAGGAGATGCCACTCCCGGGACTTTTTTTTCATTTCTAACAGCCCTGCTGATGCTCTATGAGCCGGTGAAGCGATTGAGTAACGTAAACAACACAGTGCAACAGGGGTTAGCGGCGGCCTCCCGCATTTTCGAGATTCTGGACACCGTCCCGGAAATCCGCAACCGACCAGGAGCGAGAGCACTCACCAACATCTCGAAGGGGATTGAGTACCGGGATCTGTCGTTCAAGTATGAAGAAGATTGGGTATTAAAGAATATCAACATCAAGGTGAAAACAGGGGAAGTGGTGGCTTTTGTCGGGGCCAGCGGCGGAGGGAAAACCACCCTTCTTAACCTTTTACCCAGATTCTACGACGTTACTTCCGGAAAAGTTCTCATTGATGATGTAGATATTCGTGATTTTACCGTAGAATCCCTAAGAGGAATGATCGGTATCGTCACCCAGCAAACCATTCTTTTCAATGACACAGTGAAGAACAATATTGCCTACGGAAACATCGGCCAGCCCTTTGAGAAGATTGTCAAAGCTGCCGAAGCCGCCTATGCCCATAATTTCATCCAAAATTTGCCCCAGGGATATGATACCGTAATCGGAGAACAAGGGGCGAAGCTTTCCGGTGGAGAACGCCAACGCGTCAGTATTGCTCGGGCTCTTCTTAAAAATGCTCCGATTCTAATATTGGATGAGGCAACTTCCTCTTTGGACTCCGAGTCCGAAATTGAGGTCCAGAAAGCTCTGGAATACCTGATGCAGGGGCGTACCACGCTGGTGATTGCCCATCGTCTCTCGACAATCAGGAAAGCGAATCGTATCATAGTAATTGTCAACGGTGTCATTGTTGAAGAGGGAACCCACGAAGAGCTTTTAGAGCGAGATGGGGAATATAGAAAACTCTATTTGCTTCAATTCATCGATAGTGATTTGGAAAGAATTAATAGGGCGGAGAATGGCGAAAAAGTATCCGCTCTATCTTAG
- the lpxK gene encoding tetraacyldisaccharide 4'-kinase encodes MLYFNKLLNNLIYTQKESLLRKIILAPLGILSFFYGWGNSLRIYLYDRKVFPTRSLPGKVVSVGNITLGGTGKTPFVILIAEMLRAKDFRVAILSRGYKGNFPEPFRLVSDGKHTFMEASQAGDEPYLLAEKLNGIPVIVGQNRWRSGQYAIEHFQSEILILDDGFQHLPLKRDLNLLLIDSSSPFGNGHLFPRGILRESPSQLRRADAIILTKAGQYDNFKILKQKLAKVPEEIPIFQVEYSPGEIRMLEKETSFPPEYLNGKKVLAFSGIAKPISFQQTLLNLNAQIAEFAIFPDHHQYRPKEWEKLYQKAKNLRVDALVTTEKDLVRCQGLEQGIIPLWGVSIQHVFLGNDLPRFEEFLFSRLSLAR; translated from the coding sequence ATGCTATATTTTAATAAGTTACTTAACAATTTGATTTACACCCAAAAAGAAAGTTTGCTCAGGAAAATAATTCTTGCTCCTCTTGGCATACTTTCTTTTTTTTATGGGTGGGGCAATTCTCTACGAATATATCTTTATGATCGGAAGGTTTTCCCCACCCGTTCTCTTCCTGGCAAAGTGGTAAGTGTGGGAAACATTACCTTGGGAGGTACTGGTAAGACACCTTTTGTTATTTTAATCGCGGAGATGCTCAGGGCAAAAGACTTTCGAGTCGCTATCCTGAGCCGGGGGTATAAAGGGAATTTCCCTGAACCTTTTCGGTTGGTTTCCGATGGGAAGCATACTTTCATGGAGGCATCCCAGGCTGGAGACGAACCTTACTTGCTGGCCGAAAAATTGAATGGGATTCCGGTAATCGTTGGCCAAAATAGATGGCGATCTGGCCAATATGCTATCGAGCATTTTCAAAGCGAAATCCTGATTCTGGACGATGGGTTTCAACACCTCCCTTTAAAAAGGGATTTGAACCTTCTTTTGATCGATTCCTCTTCTCCGTTCGGTAATGGGCACCTGTTCCCTCGGGGTATACTCAGGGAATCCCCAAGTCAGCTTCGTAGGGCTGACGCCATCATTTTGACAAAGGCCGGTCAATATGATAACTTTAAAATATTAAAGCAAAAATTAGCCAAAGTTCCTGAGGAAATTCCCATTTTTCAAGTTGAATATTCACCAGGTGAAATTCGGATGTTGGAAAAAGAAACATCCTTCCCACCGGAATACCTGAACGGGAAGAAGGTTTTGGCTTTCTCCGGCATTGCCAAACCCATTTCATTTCAACAAACTCTTCTTAATTTAAACGCCCAAATCGCCGAGTTCGCCATTTTCCCCGATCATCATCAGTACCGTCCTAAAGAATGGGAAAAGCTTTATCAAAAAGCAAAGAATTTAAGGGTTGATGCACTGGTAACAACCGAAAAAGATCTGGTGCGGTGCCAAGGTCTGGAGCAAGGGATCATTCCTTTGTGGGGAGTTTCCATCCAACATGTTTTCTTGGGCAACGATTTACCCCGCTTTGAAGAATTCCTGTTTTCGAGGCTGAGCCTTGCTAGGTGA
- the waaF gene encoding lipopolysaccharide heptosyltransferase II produces MKGEEKALFKDVKKILIRSANWVGDAVMSLPAITSTRLSFPQADIAILTKPWVAEIFHNSPIVDRVILYQSPGIHQGIQGKWRLAQKLKEEGFELALLLQNAFEAALISYLARIPRRAGYNTDGRSLLLTHPVACNQKIKKGHQVDYYLEMVESLGFLSVRRTPYLEVSQEQQEEALRMLKSLGVRETEEIVGISPGATYGSAKQWFPERYGKLVEQIGKNLGARILIFGSHGDKKVALQVRQNARIPLMDLTGITTLAQAMALIARCRLLITNDSGLMHVAAALGVPLIALFGSTDPQRTGPRGELCRVIGKPIPCAPCLKAECPDQRRCMELISVDEVYEEVKAIWDSKL; encoded by the coding sequence ATGAAGGGTGAAGAGAAGGCCCTCTTTAAGGATGTTAAAAAAATCTTGATCCGCTCAGCCAATTGGGTGGGAGATGCGGTGATGAGTCTCCCCGCCATTACTTCAACGCGGCTGAGTTTTCCCCAGGCGGACATTGCCATCCTAACTAAACCTTGGGTGGCGGAAATATTTCACAACAGCCCTATTGTCGATCGGGTAATTCTCTACCAAAGTCCTGGAATCCATCAAGGGATTCAGGGGAAATGGCGTCTGGCCCAAAAACTAAAAGAAGAAGGTTTCGAATTGGCCCTTCTGCTGCAGAATGCCTTTGAAGCAGCTTTAATTTCCTATCTGGCCAGGATTCCTCGAAGAGCTGGGTATAATACAGACGGGCGGAGCCTTTTGCTCACCCACCCAGTGGCTTGCAATCAAAAAATTAAAAAGGGTCACCAAGTCGATTATTATTTAGAGATGGTAGAATCACTGGGTTTTCTTTCTGTCAGGCGTACTCCTTATTTAGAAGTGTCCCAGGAACAACAGGAAGAAGCATTGCGGATGCTAAAATCTTTGGGTGTAAGAGAAACGGAAGAAATCGTCGGAATCAGTCCAGGGGCGACCTATGGGTCTGCCAAACAATGGTTTCCGGAAAGATATGGAAAACTGGTGGAGCAAATTGGGAAAAACTTGGGAGCCCGAATTCTAATCTTTGGAAGCCATGGAGATAAAAAAGTGGCCCTTCAGGTCCGCCAGAATGCCCGGATACCGCTCATGGATCTAACGGGCATAACCACCCTGGCGCAGGCCATGGCTTTGATTGCCCGTTGCCGTCTTCTTATTACTAACGACTCAGGCCTGATGCATGTCGCTGCTGCCCTGGGGGTTCCTTTAATTGCCCTTTTTGGATCCACGGATCCTCAGAGAACGGGGCCCAGAGGGGAGTTATGTCGGGTGATCGGCAAGCCCATCCCCTGTGCCCCATGTTTGAAAGCCGAATGTCCTGATCAAAGGCGCTGTATGGAACTTATCTCCGTAGATGAGGTTTATGAAGAAGTAAAAGCAATTTGGGACTCGAAACTATGA
- the lpxB gene encoding lipid-A-disaccharide synthase, translated as MIPEKKKILIIAGEASGDLHGSGVVKALLQLSSDVQVYGVGGGNMRQAGAELIIDSSRLAVVGITEVFGKIGNLVRAYWQLKQFIKTNHLALLILIDFPDFNLLLARVAKGMGVPVLYYISPQVWAWRSGRVKKIAERVDKMAVILPFEVPIFRKVGLDVEFVGHPLLDLVGLHQQEIAFPHVEEWKGAPLIALLPGSRAKEVNSLLPSMKRAAEIIREKKPGARFILAAAPSLNVKEVTEFLKSSDVSVTIVQGQTYQVIKAADLVIVASGTATLETAILDKPMVILYHVSSLSYWIGKSLVKVNWIGLVNIVAGKRVVPELLQEAAQGERIAAEALKILEDESYRQEILQGLAEVRAKLGTPGAAERVAKMALNIMEKSN; from the coding sequence TTGATTCCAGAAAAGAAAAAAATTCTGATCATAGCAGGGGAGGCCTCCGGAGACCTGCACGGGTCCGGTGTGGTAAAGGCCCTTTTACAATTGAGCTCAGATGTTCAGGTTTATGGGGTGGGGGGCGGAAACATGCGCCAAGCCGGCGCCGAATTGATCATCGACTCCTCCCGGCTGGCCGTAGTGGGCATTACCGAGGTTTTTGGGAAAATCGGTAATTTAGTCAGAGCCTATTGGCAATTAAAGCAATTTATCAAAACCAATCACCTTGCTCTTTTAATTTTAATCGATTTTCCTGATTTCAATCTACTCTTGGCCCGGGTGGCCAAAGGGATGGGGGTGCCCGTTCTTTATTACATCAGCCCCCAGGTTTGGGCTTGGCGTTCTGGTCGGGTGAAGAAAATCGCCGAGCGGGTTGATAAAATGGCTGTGATCTTGCCGTTTGAGGTACCCATTTTCCGTAAGGTTGGCTTGGATGTGGAATTCGTCGGTCATCCTTTATTGGATTTAGTGGGTTTGCATCAGCAGGAAATTGCTTTCCCCCATGTGGAGGAATGGAAAGGAGCCCCGCTCATCGCCCTGCTTCCTGGAAGCCGGGCAAAAGAGGTTAACTCCTTACTGCCCAGCATGAAACGGGCCGCCGAGATCATAAGGGAAAAAAAACCAGGAGCCAGGTTTATTCTGGCCGCTGCCCCCTCCTTAAACGTAAAGGAAGTTACGGAGTTTTTAAAGTCTTCAGATGTTTCCGTCACCATTGTCCAGGGGCAAACCTACCAGGTTATCAAGGCTGCCGACTTGGTCATTGTGGCCTCTGGAACTGCCACGCTGGAAACCGCTATCCTCGACAAGCCCATGGTTATCCTTTACCACGTGTCTTCCCTGAGTTATTGGATAGGGAAATCGCTGGTCAAAGTGAATTGGATTGGCCTGGTAAATATTGTTGCTGGAAAAAGAGTGGTACCAGAGCTTCTTCAGGAAGCGGCCCAAGGAGAGCGCATCGCTGCTGAGGCGCTGAAAATCTTAGAGGATGAATCCTACCGGCAGGAGATACTGCAAGGACTAGCCGAGGTCAGAGCGAAACTGGGCACTCCAGGGGCAGCCGAACGAGTCGCCAAGATGGCCCTGAATATAATGGAAAAAAGCAATTAG
- a CDS encoding lysophospholipid acyltransferase family protein, with protein sequence MEKIGQSLVQKFLLPAINLIPLQSRVWFLERLGRLLYVLDGRHRRITLRNLALAFKDKDFKEREQIARSVFQNLGRVLAEFSYIPKLNEQNIGQHIAVEGLENFYRAYTKGRGVLLFTAHFGNWEWMALSIPLVIRQRCNVVVRPLDSQFLDGVVQWLRTCTGNQTIPKQKSLGRLLHLLKNGEIIGILLDQNMAWQEGVFVNFFGELACTNIGMALLALKTGAPVVPTFNIRQADGSYRVVFEPEVPLIQTEDKDQDVEKNTELFTHIIERYVRDHPDHWLWLHQRWKTRPWQSKRRKGSFGYEG encoded by the coding sequence ATGGAAAAAATAGGCCAATCCCTTGTCCAAAAATTTCTACTGCCGGCCATTAACCTTATCCCGCTCCAATCGAGGGTTTGGTTCCTGGAAAGATTGGGCCGGTTGTTATATGTTCTCGACGGGCGGCATCGCAGGATCACCTTAAGAAACTTAGCCCTGGCTTTCAAGGATAAAGATTTTAAGGAACGAGAGCAGATTGCCCGGTCGGTCTTTCAGAATCTAGGGAGAGTTCTGGCCGAATTTTCCTACATTCCGAAGTTAAACGAACAGAATATTGGTCAGCATATTGCGGTCGAAGGTTTAGAAAATTTTTACCGGGCGTATACCAAGGGGAGAGGAGTTCTTTTGTTTACGGCCCACTTCGGCAATTGGGAATGGATGGCCTTAAGCATACCTCTTGTGATTCGCCAACGCTGCAATGTGGTTGTTCGTCCTTTGGACAGCCAATTCTTGGACGGGGTGGTGCAATGGTTACGTACCTGCACTGGCAATCAAACAATCCCCAAACAAAAGTCCCTGGGGCGCCTCTTGCACCTTCTAAAAAACGGAGAAATCATAGGGATTCTTCTTGACCAAAACATGGCCTGGCAAGAAGGGGTTTTTGTCAACTTTTTCGGCGAACTGGCCTGTACAAACATAGGGATGGCTTTGTTGGCGTTAAAGACCGGGGCACCCGTGGTCCCCACTTTCAATATCCGACAGGCCGATGGGAGTTACCGGGTTGTGTTCGAACCGGAAGTTCCATTAATTCAAACCGAGGATAAAGATCAGGACGTGGAAAAAAATACAGAACTTTTTACCCACATCATCGAGCGGTATGTGCGCGATCATCCCGATCACTGGTTATGGTTGCACCAAAGATGGAAGACCCGCCCCTGGCAGTCCAAAAGGCGAAAAGGATCGTTCGGTTATGAAGGGTGA